Proteins encoded together in one Carya illinoinensis cultivar Pawnee chromosome 3, C.illinoinensisPawnee_v1, whole genome shotgun sequence window:
- the LOC122303963 gene encoding ELMO domain-containing protein A-like isoform X6, giving the protein MRLRRRRQCFPSCSSLQRVDEDEIYWRQKKGDEELEWSHSSAHIISQLTQFSFYDSFHLMVVANAMVGPRSWVGGLFNRSSNKRNEKFIDYPLCPLQEQRLQRLQERLQVPFEETRPDHQEALRALWHAAFPNIAFKGLISEQWKEMGWQGPNPSTDFRGCGLISLENLLFFSRTYPASFHRLLFKQGGKRAAWEYPFAVAGINVSFMLIQMLDLSSVKPRCLPGINFIKLLGDDEKAFDELYCIAFEMMDAQWLAMNASYMDFNEVLQVTRTQLERELSLEDINSIQDLPAYNLLYQ; this is encoded by the exons ATGAGATTAAGGAGGCGTAGACAATGCTTTCCTTCTTGTTCTTCTCTTCAGAGA GTTGACGAGGATGAAATCTACTGGAGACAGAAGAAGGGTGATGAAGAGTTGGAATGGTCGCATAGTTCTGCTCATATAATATCTCAGCTGACTCAAT TTTCTTTTTATGACTCTTTT CATTTGATGGTTGTAGCTAATGCTATGGTTGGACCAAGATCATGGGTAGGAGGACTCTTTAACCGCTCCAGCAACAAACGTAATGAGAAGTTTATTGACTACCCATTGTGTCCTCTTCAG GAACAAAGACTTCAGAGGCTCCAGGAACGATTACAAGTACCATTTGAGGAGACTCGGCCTGATCATCAA GAAGCCCTCAGAGCATTGTGGCATGCTGCCTTTCCAAATATTGCTTTCAAAGGTTTAATTTCTGAGCAATGGAAAGAGATGGGGTGGCAAGGTCCTAATCCATCAACTGACTTTAG GGGTTGCGGTCTTATTTCCCTTGAGAATTTGCTGTTTTTTTCCAGGACTTATCCG GCATCTTTCCATAGGTTATTGTTCAAGCAAGGAGGGAAGCGAGCTGCTTGGGAATACCCATTTGCTGTTGCTGGCATCAATGTATCATTTATGCTAATTCAGATGTTGGATCTAAGCTCAG TAAAACCACGATGTCTTCCAGGAattaatttcattaaattattGGGAG ATGATGAAAAAGCCTTTGATGAATTATATTGTATCGCATTTGAAATGATGGATGCTCAATGGCTTGCAATGAATGCTTCCTACATGGACTTCAAT GAGGTATTACAAGTAACAAGGACTCAGTTGGAAAGAGAGCTGTCTTTAGAAGACATTAACAGCATACAAGATCTTCCAGCATACAATTTGCTGTACCAGTGA
- the LOC122303963 gene encoding ELMO domain-containing protein A-like isoform X1, translating into MRLRRRRQCFPSCSSLQRVDEDEIYWRQKKGDEELEWSHSSAHIISQLTQCFANAMVGPRSWVGGLFNRSSNKRNEKFIDYPLCPLQEQRLQRLQERLQVPFEETRPDHQQEALRALWHAAFPNIAFKGLISEQWKEMGWQGPNPSTDFRGCGLISLENLLFFSRTYPASFHRLLFKQGGKRAAWEYPFAVAGINVSFMLIQMLDLSSVKPRCLPGINFIKLLGDDEKAFDELYCIAFEMMDAQWLAMNASYMDFNEVLQVTRTQLERELSLEDINSIQDLPAYNLLYQ; encoded by the exons ATGAGATTAAGGAGGCGTAGACAATGCTTTCCTTCTTGTTCTTCTCTTCAGAGA GTTGACGAGGATGAAATCTACTGGAGACAGAAGAAGGGTGATGAAGAGTTGGAATGGTCGCATAGTTCTGCTCATATAATATCTCAGCTGACTCAATGCTTTG CTAATGCTATGGTTGGACCAAGATCATGGGTAGGAGGACTCTTTAACCGCTCCAGCAACAAACGTAATGAGAAGTTTATTGACTACCCATTGTGTCCTCTTCAG GAACAAAGACTTCAGAGGCTCCAGGAACGATTACAAGTACCATTTGAGGAGACTCGGCCTGATCATCAA CAGGAAGCCCTCAGAGCATTGTGGCATGCTGCCTTTCCAAATATTGCTTTCAAAGGTTTAATTTCTGAGCAATGGAAAGAGATGGGGTGGCAAGGTCCTAATCCATCAACTGACTTTAG GGGTTGCGGTCTTATTTCCCTTGAGAATTTGCTGTTTTTTTCCAGGACTTATCCG GCATCTTTCCATAGGTTATTGTTCAAGCAAGGAGGGAAGCGAGCTGCTTGGGAATACCCATTTGCTGTTGCTGGCATCAATGTATCATTTATGCTAATTCAGATGTTGGATCTAAGCTCAG TAAAACCACGATGTCTTCCAGGAattaatttcattaaattattGGGAG ATGATGAAAAAGCCTTTGATGAATTATATTGTATCGCATTTGAAATGATGGATGCTCAATGGCTTGCAATGAATGCTTCCTACATGGACTTCAAT GAGGTATTACAAGTAACAAGGACTCAGTTGGAAAGAGAGCTGTCTTTAGAAGACATTAACAGCATACAAGATCTTCCAGCATACAATTTGCTGTACCAGTGA
- the LOC122303963 gene encoding ELMO domain-containing protein A-like isoform X2 yields MRLRRRRQCFPSCSSLQRVDEDEIYWRQKKGDEELEWSHSSAHIISQLTQCFANAMVGPRSWVGGLFNRSSNKRNEKFIDYPLCPLQEQRLQRLQERLQVPFEETRPDHQEALRALWHAAFPNIAFKGLISEQWKEMGWQGPNPSTDFRGCGLISLENLLFFSRTYPASFHRLLFKQGGKRAAWEYPFAVAGINVSFMLIQMLDLSSVKPRCLPGINFIKLLGDDEKAFDELYCIAFEMMDAQWLAMNASYMDFNEVLQVTRTQLERELSLEDINSIQDLPAYNLLYQ; encoded by the exons ATGAGATTAAGGAGGCGTAGACAATGCTTTCCTTCTTGTTCTTCTCTTCAGAGA GTTGACGAGGATGAAATCTACTGGAGACAGAAGAAGGGTGATGAAGAGTTGGAATGGTCGCATAGTTCTGCTCATATAATATCTCAGCTGACTCAATGCTTTG CTAATGCTATGGTTGGACCAAGATCATGGGTAGGAGGACTCTTTAACCGCTCCAGCAACAAACGTAATGAGAAGTTTATTGACTACCCATTGTGTCCTCTTCAG GAACAAAGACTTCAGAGGCTCCAGGAACGATTACAAGTACCATTTGAGGAGACTCGGCCTGATCATCAA GAAGCCCTCAGAGCATTGTGGCATGCTGCCTTTCCAAATATTGCTTTCAAAGGTTTAATTTCTGAGCAATGGAAAGAGATGGGGTGGCAAGGTCCTAATCCATCAACTGACTTTAG GGGTTGCGGTCTTATTTCCCTTGAGAATTTGCTGTTTTTTTCCAGGACTTATCCG GCATCTTTCCATAGGTTATTGTTCAAGCAAGGAGGGAAGCGAGCTGCTTGGGAATACCCATTTGCTGTTGCTGGCATCAATGTATCATTTATGCTAATTCAGATGTTGGATCTAAGCTCAG TAAAACCACGATGTCTTCCAGGAattaatttcattaaattattGGGAG ATGATGAAAAAGCCTTTGATGAATTATATTGTATCGCATTTGAAATGATGGATGCTCAATGGCTTGCAATGAATGCTTCCTACATGGACTTCAAT GAGGTATTACAAGTAACAAGGACTCAGTTGGAAAGAGAGCTGTCTTTAGAAGACATTAACAGCATACAAGATCTTCCAGCATACAATTTGCTGTACCAGTGA
- the LOC122303963 gene encoding ELMO domain-containing protein A-like isoform X3, whose translation MVVANAMVGPRSWVGGLFNRSSNKRNEKFIDYPLCPLQEQRLQRLQERLQVPFEETRPDHQQEALRALWHAAFPNIAFKGLISEQWKEMGWQGPNPSTDFRGCGLISLENLLFFSRTYPASFHRLLFKQGGKRAAWEYPFAVAGINVSFMLIQMLDLSSVKPRCLPGINFIKLLGDDEKAFDELYCIAFEMMDAQWLAMNASYMDFNEVLQVTRTQLERELSLEDINSIQDLPAYNLLYQ comes from the exons ATGGTTGTAGCTAATGCTATGGTTGGACCAAGATCATGGGTAGGAGGACTCTTTAACCGCTCCAGCAACAAACGTAATGAGAAGTTTATTGACTACCCATTGTGTCCTCTTCAG GAACAAAGACTTCAGAGGCTCCAGGAACGATTACAAGTACCATTTGAGGAGACTCGGCCTGATCATCAA CAGGAAGCCCTCAGAGCATTGTGGCATGCTGCCTTTCCAAATATTGCTTTCAAAGGTTTAATTTCTGAGCAATGGAAAGAGATGGGGTGGCAAGGTCCTAATCCATCAACTGACTTTAG GGGTTGCGGTCTTATTTCCCTTGAGAATTTGCTGTTTTTTTCCAGGACTTATCCG GCATCTTTCCATAGGTTATTGTTCAAGCAAGGAGGGAAGCGAGCTGCTTGGGAATACCCATTTGCTGTTGCTGGCATCAATGTATCATTTATGCTAATTCAGATGTTGGATCTAAGCTCAG TAAAACCACGATGTCTTCCAGGAattaatttcattaaattattGGGAG ATGATGAAAAAGCCTTTGATGAATTATATTGTATCGCATTTGAAATGATGGATGCTCAATGGCTTGCAATGAATGCTTCCTACATGGACTTCAAT GAGGTATTACAAGTAACAAGGACTCAGTTGGAAAGAGAGCTGTCTTTAGAAGACATTAACAGCATACAAGATCTTCCAGCATACAATTTGCTGTACCAGTGA
- the LOC122303963 gene encoding ELMO domain-containing protein A-like isoform X4 codes for MVVANAMVGPRSWVGGLFNRSSNKRNEKFIDYPLCPLQEQRLQRLQERLQVPFEETRPDHQEALRALWHAAFPNIAFKGLISEQWKEMGWQGPNPSTDFRGCGLISLENLLFFSRTYPASFHRLLFKQGGKRAAWEYPFAVAGINVSFMLIQMLDLSSVKPRCLPGINFIKLLGDDEKAFDELYCIAFEMMDAQWLAMNASYMDFNEVLQVTRTQLERELSLEDINSIQDLPAYNLLYQ; via the exons ATGGTTGTAGCTAATGCTATGGTTGGACCAAGATCATGGGTAGGAGGACTCTTTAACCGCTCCAGCAACAAACGTAATGAGAAGTTTATTGACTACCCATTGTGTCCTCTTCAG GAACAAAGACTTCAGAGGCTCCAGGAACGATTACAAGTACCATTTGAGGAGACTCGGCCTGATCATCAA GAAGCCCTCAGAGCATTGTGGCATGCTGCCTTTCCAAATATTGCTTTCAAAGGTTTAATTTCTGAGCAATGGAAAGAGATGGGGTGGCAAGGTCCTAATCCATCAACTGACTTTAG GGGTTGCGGTCTTATTTCCCTTGAGAATTTGCTGTTTTTTTCCAGGACTTATCCG GCATCTTTCCATAGGTTATTGTTCAAGCAAGGAGGGAAGCGAGCTGCTTGGGAATACCCATTTGCTGTTGCTGGCATCAATGTATCATTTATGCTAATTCAGATGTTGGATCTAAGCTCAG TAAAACCACGATGTCTTCCAGGAattaatttcattaaattattGGGAG ATGATGAAAAAGCCTTTGATGAATTATATTGTATCGCATTTGAAATGATGGATGCTCAATGGCTTGCAATGAATGCTTCCTACATGGACTTCAAT GAGGTATTACAAGTAACAAGGACTCAGTTGGAAAGAGAGCTGTCTTTAGAAGACATTAACAGCATACAAGATCTTCCAGCATACAATTTGCTGTACCAGTGA
- the LOC122303963 gene encoding ELMO domain-containing protein A-like isoform X5, whose product MVGPRSWVGGLFNRSSNKRNEKFIDYPLCPLQEQRLQRLQERLQVPFEETRPDHQQEALRALWHAAFPNIAFKGLISEQWKEMGWQGPNPSTDFRGCGLISLENLLFFSRTYPASFHRLLFKQGGKRAAWEYPFAVAGINVSFMLIQMLDLSSVKPRCLPGINFIKLLGDDEKAFDELYCIAFEMMDAQWLAMNASYMDFNEVLQVTRTQLERELSLEDINSIQDLPAYNLLYQ is encoded by the exons ATGGTTGGACCAAGATCATGGGTAGGAGGACTCTTTAACCGCTCCAGCAACAAACGTAATGAGAAGTTTATTGACTACCCATTGTGTCCTCTTCAG GAACAAAGACTTCAGAGGCTCCAGGAACGATTACAAGTACCATTTGAGGAGACTCGGCCTGATCATCAA CAGGAAGCCCTCAGAGCATTGTGGCATGCTGCCTTTCCAAATATTGCTTTCAAAGGTTTAATTTCTGAGCAATGGAAAGAGATGGGGTGGCAAGGTCCTAATCCATCAACTGACTTTAG GGGTTGCGGTCTTATTTCCCTTGAGAATTTGCTGTTTTTTTCCAGGACTTATCCG GCATCTTTCCATAGGTTATTGTTCAAGCAAGGAGGGAAGCGAGCTGCTTGGGAATACCCATTTGCTGTTGCTGGCATCAATGTATCATTTATGCTAATTCAGATGTTGGATCTAAGCTCAG TAAAACCACGATGTCTTCCAGGAattaatttcattaaattattGGGAG ATGATGAAAAAGCCTTTGATGAATTATATTGTATCGCATTTGAAATGATGGATGCTCAATGGCTTGCAATGAATGCTTCCTACATGGACTTCAAT GAGGTATTACAAGTAACAAGGACTCAGTTGGAAAGAGAGCTGTCTTTAGAAGACATTAACAGCATACAAGATCTTCCAGCATACAATTTGCTGTACCAGTGA